Sequence from the Macaca thibetana thibetana isolate TM-01 chromosome 20, ASM2454274v1, whole genome shotgun sequence genome:
agatggaaGCGGGGATCGGGGCCACTGGTCGGCGTGTGGGAGGAAACTGGGAGACCCCCATACAGGTGGCATCTGCCTTCACCTTGATTGTTCTCTAAGTGACCCCAGCTCCATGCCCAAACCTAGGTCTGCAGACCAGTGGCAGGCACTGAAGTCCTGGCAGAGGGGAGGAGAACGGGTCCTGCTCTATGTCGGAGACACTCCCGTGCAGGCTCCCGCCCTCCGTTGGCCTGGGGGCATCTGCACCCTGCAGGGTGGGGCTTGGGCTGGGGCCCTGCAGTGAGAGATAGGGATGGGGCAGCACCTGCCGTTACTGTCCTCTGACCTCTTCCTGAAACTCTGTGGGCGGAAGGGAGTGCTGGCCACGGCTGAGGCAGCAAGAGTGAGGTTCCAGGAGGAACCCACCCTGGGCCGAGGGTCCAGGCACGAGGGCTTCACATCATCCTGAGGACCCTGGTGCTGGGGGCCCGAGAGGTCCTGAAAGCTCCTTCCCCTGGTGAGCAAGGAGAGCTACGGCGCCTCGcgtgaaataaaaatgaagtatacAAATtaaggcgtggtgacaggcgcctgtcatcccagccacttgggaggccgaggcaggagcatcgcttcaacccagtgagccgagatcgcgccactgcactccagcctgggtgacagagcgagactgtttcaaaaataaaacaacaaatgtaGGAATGGGGGTCACACTCCAGGCCATAACAAGGACCCCCTCCTCGCCGAACCCACAGGCCCTGTCCTCTTCCTAAGGGGATGGGAGActcctgctccctcccttcctccctcccaggtCGGGCTGTCTTCTCTCAAACACACACGCCTCTTCCAACACTTAGCAAAACGTTCTCAAACCCTCAGACCCCCTGGAAGCCGGGCCCAAACCATCTTCAAGCAGCACTGCGTGGGCTGCTGGGATCACAGTGGCTTGTTAGGAAGGGAAGATGCAGAGAAACGTCCACTGTTTTCTGCTGATTCTTTCACAGCAACGAAACCACAGTCCACCAGTGACCTGTTGGCCGCACAGGGATCCAGAGCCATGTCCCGGCCTCAGAGGCTCTTGACTAGAGTCACGTGGGATGCAGGGTGGCTGGGAAAGGCATGGAGTTGGGGCACAGATGCTTGTCCTCACTTGGGGCCAGCGCCCCGTTCCCTCCAGGTTTATGGAGTCCCACCTTGGGTGCCTCGGCAGGGGAGGGGCCTCTCCAGCCCCAGGCAGtgcccttcccacctccccccacGTGGGTGCCGTCTGTGACCCAGATCTGCCAACGGGGAGGATCCAGCTGTACCGGGAGCCAGAGGGTCTGAGAAGCAGGGACAGGTGCTTCACTGGTTGGGCTGGAGGGTCTGTGGTATCTGAGTCATTGCTGCAGTGGGGGCAGCTGTGATGTGGACCCCACCCCGGGTCCTGCACAGGTGACCACACCAAATGACAGCTTGGTCCTCCTCTTTCCTCACCCTGGAGATTCACTGGAGGGGACGGTCATGTCCCTGGGACCCCCGTAGTGCCCTGACCCTTCCTTCTCTCCACCTGCTTGGAGGACTCTGCTGTGTCCATTGGAGCACAGTGGACCTGAGATCCCGGGCGACGTTCCTGGGCCTCCCGCCCCAAGCAGGGCGTTAACAGTGGACGGTGTGGTCCATTCCGGCTGTTCTGGGTAACAGTATGTTCCTGGAAAGGCCGGGTCCGCACCAGTCCCGTGGTCTCTGACAACCCTCTCCTTTGGCCTGGGTTCTGGGCCTCCTGGAGCCTATTTCTGGTTAGTAACTGTGTGTCCTTTGGGGCCGTGCTAGAGCCTTTTTCTGGTGGTTTGGGGTGTCCACACCCTTGGGGCACTTGGTACCCAGAGAAGCAGGACTCCTGAGGGCGGGGCCAGGGCTCAGGGCCCCGGCTGCAGGCCCTCCAGTGGCTCTCAGAGACGCTTCCCTCTGTCACAGGCTCCAGTGCCGCCCTGAACAGGCCTTTTCTTCTCTCACCGTCAGCCTCTCCAAACTCTCCTTCACTGACAGGACAGGCCGGTGGAGGGCGGCACACGGCCCGTGTCCGTCTGCACCTcccgccccgcccctgccccgTGGAGGAACGTGAGGTCTGTGCTTCCTCTGGTCATCAGGCCCCACAGCCGCAGTCAAggggtcagatttttttttttgagatggaatctcgctctgtcgcccagcctggcgtgcagtggtgcgatctcgactcactgcaagctccgcctcctgggttcccgccattctcctgcctcagcctcccgagtagctgggactacggttcccgccaccacacccggctaattttttgtatttttagtagagacggggtttcaccgtgttagccaggatggtctcgatctcctgacctcgtgatccgcccgcctcggcctcccaaagtgctgggattacaggcgtgagacaccaagCCCGGCCGGGGGAGGAGATCTCTTTGGGCACATCTTGAACCCACGAAGTaggactcccagcctccacccactTCCTGTGATGGAAGAATAAAGGGGGCCCTGAGCGAGACAGCCCCGGGAGGGGTGCGTGtggaggccagtgtgggaggCAGCTGCTCCTGTCAGAGCCGAATCCCTGAGCTCAACCTCCATCCCCAGAAGCTGGTGTTGGGGTCCCCCTCCCCACTGCAGGCCTCTTCACAGATGCTGTGGCTGCTGCTCCTGACCCTCCCCTGCCTGGGGGGCTCCGTGCCCAGGAATCCAGGCGAGTCCAACCCACCCAATGCCCCCTCTGCTCAGgaccccctccctgccctgggctCAGAGCGCCAGCCCTGCTGGGGGCGTGGGGACCGTCTGATTGCCGGTCTTTCCTGGTGCCCCTGAGCCCTGGGAAGACCCTCGTCCGGCCCCCTCACGCCCCTCCCTTGCCTCCCCAGAGCCCGGCGCGGGGCGTGAGCTGGTGGGCATCGTCGGGGGCTGCGACGTCTCGGCCAGGAGGTTCCCCTGGCAGGTCAGCTTGAGATTCTACAGCATGGAGAAGGGCCTGTGGGAGCACATCTGCGGGGGCTCCCTCATCCACCCAGAGTGGGTGCTGACCGCCGCCCACTGCCTCGAGCCGTGAGTGGAGCCTGCCGTCCCCTCGgcgggtgggagtgggggtggggacggGCAGGTGTCCTGTGTGCTGGGGGCCCCTCCCGGGATTCAGGGAAAGCCCCGGTCCTGAGCATCCAGCCTTGCTCTGAGGGGTGCCCGTTCCTCTCTccagggaggagctggaggcCTGTGCGTTCAGGGTACAGGTCGGGCAGCTGAGGCTCTATGAGGACGACCAGCCGACGAAGGTGGTTGAGATCGTCCGTCATCCCCGGTACAACAAGAGCCTGTTTGCCCAGGGTGGTGCGGACATCGCCCTGCTGAAGCTGGAGGCCCCAGTGCCGCTGTCTGAGCTCGTGCACCCGGTCTCACTCCCGCCTGCCTCCCTGGACGTGCCCTCGGGGAAGACCTGCTGGGTGACCGGCTGGGGTGACATTACACACAACCGTGGGTGTCAACGAGGCTCTCTGGGGAGGACGAGGGGCTGGGTCTTGCGGAAAATCCCTCGCTCTGTGGCTTCTGGGACCCCCTTTGCAAGCTCCCTTGCAAACCTGACCCCCTTTGCAAGCCCAGGTTTTGGATAGGACGTTTCTGGGATGGACATCAGGAACGGGGACTTGCTCTGGGCAGGCAGTTTTGGCCGCCGCTCCAGACCCGGTGTTTCCCAGCTCCACTCTGCCAATGGCAGCCGAGGCCAGGCTCCTCCGCTGTGGACGGAGGGTTGGTCCGGGGTCCTGAGTCCTGCGGCTTTGCCCCTGCTTCCAAGAGGAGCCCTCTGTCCTGGTGCTGGGCTGGTGTCCAGACCCTCAGATGTCATGTGGTCAGATCCTGACTATAGTGGacttggggaaactgagtcactgGGTCAGGATTCATGGGTGGGGGCTCCCCTGTGCTCTCTGCTGAAGGTCGGGGAGGCCCCGCATTGGGTGGAGTGAGGTCTTTGTTTTAAGGAAGAAGCAGGGCCCCCCACGTCCAGGTTCAGCTGCATGTTCTCCCCACAGAGCCGCTGCCCCCGCCCTACCACCTGCAGGAGGTGGACGTCCCCATCGTGGGGAACAGCGAATGTGAGGAGCAGTACCAGAACGAGTCCTCAGGCAGCAACCACAGGGTCATCCAAGACGACATGCTCTGTGCCGGGAGTGAGGGCCGGGACTCCTGCCAGGTGGGACCCCAGCCCcgccctgcctcctcctgcccctgcccaccagCCCCGTCGCTGTGGGTGCATGCAAGGGCTTTGCTGAGCATCTCTCTCCCCACAGCGTGACTCTGGAGGCCCCTTGGTGTGCAGGTGGAACTGCACCTGGGTCCAGGTGGGGGTAGTGAGCTGGGGCAAATCCTGTGGCCTTCGTGACTACCCCGGCGTGTACGCCCGCGTGACGAGCTACGTGTCCTGGATCCGCCAGTACGTCCCTCCGTTCCCCAGACCctagctggggtgcagtggggtcTGCATGATCCAGGAGGCCCCGTCTTCCTTGTGGACACCCCTGCTGCTCCCCAgtcccagcctcaccctcccgCGGGTCTCTGCCCCGAGACCCTTCTGCTGCTCTCAGCCTCTCAAGGCTCTGTGTTTTCCTGCCGGCAGGGGGCtcagggagcaggggaggggccCTCAGAAATGAGTCGGGAGTGGGAACAGAATTCCAGAAATCCTAGATGACTTCTTGTGACTTGACTCCATTAAACAGTGTGGAAACCGCTCCAGGTCTGCGGTGTGTGTCTGCACTGTGGGAGCAGCTGGGGGTCACCGAGTGGGGTGGCCAGGCTTGGCTGCAGAGCCCGGGTCCTGGCACTCTCAGGCCAGGCAGGAGAAGAGGGATGggccccagggctgggaggggacGGCTTCCTTTCTGCTGCACCCCCTCCCCCAGCGCACACAGGTCTGTCAGGGCCATTGACATTGGAGCATCAGTCCCAGGCTGACGGACTTCTCCTTCCCTCCGCTTTCCAGAGCCACCTCGTCCTAGAACCCTCGCGCCCTGACCCACCACCAGGGTCCTCCTGGTCCCACAACATGTGGCCCTGAGAGCAGCTGGCACGGTGCGGGGTCCTGGTGCCCATGGGGCCCGGTTCTTTCTCCCGATGCTCTAGGCCCCTCCATCCCCAGACAGTGTTTCCGGCCGACTCTagactttctcctccttttctggCACAAAATCCTCTTTTTTGGATTTCAAATGTCCTAAGTCAAGATTCTCTGGTTTGTGTTCTGCAAATGTGACCCCACAGTCCCAACCCCAGACATGCTTCCTACAGGGGTTCTGTGGGCCCACGGGTTCCCATGACAACCACAGCTTCCCTGGGAAGCAGGAGGCCCCTGGGCACCTCTGGATTTTCTGGCTGTGACACGTCCTGCTGGTCATCCTGGACACCTGGCCTGGGGCACAGGAAGGTGCCTCTGAATGCCCAGAGCCTGAGATTCTTGGGGGGTGCTGGTAGAAGTAGAGGGTCCTGGGGTGGTGGACAGCACAGTGGGGAGAGGTGGACAGCTCAGGGCCCCCATCTGTAACCTGCCCGGTTTCTACCTGACTCCAGGCCCCACACTAGCCCCGCGTCCCTCGGGAACCTCTGGGACAAATGACTTTAGTGGAAAGAGCCTGCTCTCTGTCCTGAATCGGCCGTGGGGTCCTGTCCCCGTCTTGGGCTGCATCGGCCTCATGCTGTGTGGGGTTGGTTGCGTCTCCTTGGCTCTGTGGTGATGCAGCATGGCGGCCGGTGCACTTGATGACGCTCTGATTAATCTCTGCTTGAACCAAGAGCTCAGAAGCGGGTGCTGGGGCTGCTGAGCCGGCAGAGCAAGGGTGTCCAGAAAGGCAGGCGAGGGGCCACGTCAGGGCCGGAGAGCCACTCCCTCCCCACTCACTGTCTGTGTGTGGCCTGCTGGAGGTCAGCCCCACAGAGCTGGCGTTCCCTGTGGGCATCCTGGGCTGCCCTTCTGTGCAGGCCCCAGAATCTCAGGCAGAGCTCAGCTTGGGGGGACCTGCCCCAATACTTCAGTCCCTCCCATCAGTGCCCAGTGTCACTTTGGGAGCCACGTGGCAATTCAAAATCTGAAGGCTTGAGAGCTGATCTCCCTCCCGCGTCGTGGATAAATCCTGGAGACAGCTGGTGCTTCTGTCCAGACTCAGCtcccaggggctctcaggccatttcctccccagccccacacccCATCCCTGCCAGATGCAGCGGCAAGAGGTGGGTCGTGGAGGGGTGCACAGACACCCCCCGGACCCCGGGCATGGGAGAAAGGGAGCCCCTTCCTCACTCCTGGAGGCCCCTCAGCTCAGACCCCTGCTCTCGTCTGAAGATTTGTGGTCCTGCAGAtccacatgttgaagccctaacccctggGGCGATGGGATTGGGAGGGGGTGCTTTGGAAGGTAAACAGGGCATTCATGCCCTTAGAGAAGGAACCCCAGAGAGCTCACTCCTCCCTCCCAGCCTGGAGCACCCAAAGAGAAGGCACCGTTTATGAACCAGGAGGTGGGTCCTCCCCAGACCTCGGACCTCCATCCTCCGGGGTCACTGGGAATGAATTCCCGCTGTGCGTAAACCGCCCGGCTGTGGCCTGTTGCAGCCGCCAGCAGAGTCCCTCCGGGCACGGGTGACCCAGGCCTCCTCACAGGCCAGGCGAGGGGTCTCCAGGAGGTCTTTGCTGACACGAAGGCCTACGGCTGAGCCTGCGGCTGAGCCCGCTTCCCGAGGCGGGGGAGGGCACCAAGCAGGGGAAGAGCCCAAAATTCTGCCGTCCACTCTGAGAGGGGAGCCGGGCACCGCGGCCACAGGTCGAGAGAACAGGGAGATCCGTAGCGGTGGACGGAAGGTTCTTGGGGCCCGGGGGAGGGGTGACAGGGATGGGAAGCAACAGCCACCAGAAGGGTGTGGGCTTTCCAGGGCGATAAAAATGTCGTACAATTGGGAATGGCGACAGCCACATGCCTCCGAATGCGTGAAAATCGATGAAGTTCCACCCtctaaatgggtgaattgtaggTTTTTGTGAACTCAATCTCAataactctgttaaaaaaaaaaaaaaaaaagaaaacccagataaatatgaaaaactaaaaagaggtcaggcacagtggctcacacctgtcatcccagcactcagggaggctgaggagggcggatcacctgaagtcgggagttcgagaccagcctggccaacatggaaaaaccccgtctctactaaaaatacaaaattagccgggcgtggtggcgcacgcctgtaatctcagctactcaggaggctgaggcaggagaatggcttgaacctgggaggcagaggttgcagtgagccgagatcgccaccagtgcactccagcctgggcaacaagagcgaaactcggtctcaaaaaaataaaataagaagtcggccgggcgcggtggctcacgcctgtaatcccagcactttgggaggccgaggcgggcggatcaccaggtcaggagatcgagaccacggtgaaaccccgtctctactaaaaatacaaaaaattagccgggcgcggtggcgggcgcctgtagtcccagctactcaggaggctgaggcaggagaatggcgtaaacccaggaggcggagcttgcagtgagccgagatcgcgccactgcactccagcctgggcgacagagcgagactctgtctcaaaaaaaaaaaaaaaaaaaaaaaaaaaacaaaaaaataaaataagaagtctTCATTTCCCCAATTCTTTCACAACGGCAAAGCCGCAACACGAGCCCCTGAGGGGCCTCCTCGTTATACGGGCCCACACACGGCCCCAGCCTTCCAGGCACCCCGCCCTGCACGTCGGGCATCACCAGGGCCCTGTCCTCCCGAGGCAGGGTCTGCGGCAGGACCACCCTGGGCGTGTGCGGTTATTGGAGTGTGGGGAGTCCCTCTGCGGGGTCTTGGCAGgggtggagtctctctctcttcaggCAGTCACTGGTTTGGGTGGGGCCCAGCAGCGGCGGCACAGGGCTCACAGGTGGTGGCCAGGACACGGCGCCCACCGGCGTCCTCCACCCTGGtccctcgcctcccaggttccgtGCTGACTGGAGGCCTCTCCCAGGAATAGGGAACTCCTTCGGGTGATGGTGACggtctctttttttgagacggagttttgctctgtcaccagactggagcgcagtggtgtgatctcagctcaccacaacctccgtcccccaggttcaagtgattctcctgcctcagcctcccaagcagctgggatgacaggcacgcaccaccacgcctggataaattttgtatttttagtatagacgatgtttcactgtattggccaggctgttctcaaactcctgacctcggctgatcccccggcctcagcctctcaaagtgctgggatcacaggcgtgagccactgtacccagcggACCCAGGGGGAGCGCCCCCACCTCAGAGATCTCACCAGTCCTGGCGCTTCGGCTCTGGGGGAAGCCGGGGAGCCTTCTCCTCCAGGACCCACGGACGCCCGGTGCCTCGGAAAGAGGCAGGAAGAGGGTGGGAGGCCCCGTCCCCTCCCAGTCCTGTCTGCCCCTTggctgcctccgcctcccactCAGCCCGCCCTGGAGCTCTCCCAGGTGGGTGGGAACTGGGGGCTCTGCGCCAGGCCCACTGGAGGAGGCAGCGGCCCATGCCCGGACCCCACCTCCCAGGGAGGCTGTGGACCGTGAACCCCCAGGCTGGACCACAGGCCAGGCCCTGGCTGTGCTGGGGCGGCTCCTGCGGGGAGAGGCCTTTCCTGAGCATTGGAGGCCTGGCCCAGCCCGGGCATCTCCCGCAGCACTGAGCACTCCTTGAAACTCCCCATTCAGTGCCAAAGCCACCACCTCCACCGGGGGCCTTCCCCAGGGCCTGGTGCAGATCCCGGCTGAGATGTTGATGGGCTGACTTGGGAGGAGGGAAGCCCCGCCCACAGGCGGCACAGGCCCCACCCACTTTCTATGCTGAGACGATAAAGGGGGCTCGGAGGCGcccagaggcagaggccagagaCACCACGATGGTGAGGGCCAGGTTCCTCTCGAGTCCTCCCAGACCTGGGATCCAGCTTTGCTCACCCAACCCTGCCCTCCCCCTAACCCTGCAGATGCTGTGGCTGCTGTTCCTGACCCTGCCTCGCTTGGGGGGCTCCGTGCCCGTGTTCCCGGGTGAGTCCTTATCCAATGCTCCCACTGTCCTGGGACCCGCCCTGACCCCAGGCCTGCGCTGGCTCCGGTGGGGCGGGTGCTGAGCAGCCCCTGGAAGCCACTGGCTCATCCTGGGCTCTGGGGAACTGTGTGTGGGAGGCCATGCTGGCCCCGGGCAGGGCGCCTGGCCCTCTCACAGCCCCTCTCGCCGTGTCCCCAGATCTCAGCCCAGGGACTGAGTGGGCGCACGCCGTAGGGGGCCACAGTGCCCCTCCCGGCAAGTGGCCGTGGCAGGTCAGCCTCAGGACCTTCGACAAGGAGCAAAACCAGTGGGGGCACAGCTGCGGGGGCTCCCTCATCCACCCCCAGTGGGTGCTGACCGCGGCCCACTGCGTGGCACTGTGAGTGGCTCACCCGAAGGCCTCTGGTGGGAGATGCGGGCGGGCGGAAGCCGAGGGGCCCCGCAGCGTGGCGGGGCGGTGTCCTGGGGCAGGAGGCGGCTCAGGTTCCCGGTGGTATTGAGCCTGTGGAACAGGAGGTCCCAGCTTTGAGCCCCTGGACGTTATTTCTGCTACACTGGGGGCCGAGACCCCCTGCCCTGAGAAGCAGCTGGTCTCTCCCAGGGCCGCATGGGAGCCACAGACATACAGGGTCCAAACTGGACAAGTGACGCTCTATCGCCACGACCAGCTGACGAAGGTGGCCCAGATCATCCTGCACCCCAAGTTCAACATGAGCCTTTCGGCCTGGGGGGGCGCAGACATCGCCCTGCTGAAGCTGGAGACCGCCGTGACGCTGTCCGATCTCGTCCACCCGGTCTCCCTGGCCCCCGACTCACTAATGCTCCTCCCGGGGATGAAGTGCTGGGTGACCGGCTGGGGGACCCTCGGTAAGATCAGGGGAGGGGGGCGGGGAAGGACTGGGCAGCACTCAGGCAGGGTGCATGGGGATGGCAGGTGTGTGCCCAGGCCACAGGTGGGCTCCAGGCCTCCCCACCAGGAGGCATCTTTAGCTCTTGTTTAAACCTTGGAGACAGACAGCTGCAGGAGCTGGACACCATTTCTTGGTTtgcaattgtcttttttttttttttttttttttttttttgagaccgagtcttgctctgtccccaaggctggagtgcagtagcgcaatcttggctcactgcaacctctgcctcctgggttgaagcgattctcctgcctcagcctcccaagtagctgggaccacaggtgcgcaccaccacgcccggctaattttttgtatttttagtagagacggggttttgccatgttggccaggctggtcttgaactcctgacctcaggtaatccacctgcctcggcctcccaaagagctgggatgatagacatgagccactgtgcctggcctcggTTTGCAGCTGTCAAAGCGAGTGATGCATCTGGATGGCAGGACTCCCAGGGGCTGGCCAAGGATTCGTACCCAGGGCCGTGGCCTTCAGCCCATGGCTCTCTGGCCTCGCTGCCCAGGCACGGTCTGTGTCTGTACTTTTCCGATGGAAGATCCTAGGGGGAGAGTGGGCTCCTGTTTCACTTCCTGGCCCTGTCTCTCGGGCTGTTCATCTCTAGATTCCGTGCTTGTTCTGAGAACTCCCTTTGTCCATACGCCCGGCGTTGAGGTGGGGAAACAGGCTGGGGAGGGGGAACGGCgtgcccagggtcacagagctacGCTGTCCTTCTCAGAGAGGCTCCCCTCAGCCTTGGCTCCCGGGCCTGCTGTTGCCGACCTGGCCTGTGTCATTGGCTGCTCGTGGTTCCGACCCTGGTAACCGCAGGGGAATCGTGTGCTGGACTTGGCCCCTCGGTCCTCCCTGAACAGCCGGCGTTCTGAGTGTTTTCCTCTGGGACTTACGCATGATGATGACAACTTCACGATGTGGTTTCTCTTCCCCAAAACCCTCTTTATGGCGGTTGTCAAAGACAGGCCACTGCACCTCGCTGCTCCCCAGAATCACAAGACCCCGCCACAGCCAGTTCCGGCTTATTCTCTCAAAGCCATCTGGCAGCCAGGTGCACTGGTTCACACTcacaatcccagcgctttgggaggtccagACAGGAGGAtgactcgagctcaggagttccagaccagcctgagcaacacagaaagaccctgtctctaagaaaaaaaaaaaaattagcagggtgtggtgggagCGCCTGTATTCCTAGTGActggggaggctgacgtgggaggatcgcttgagcccaggtggtcaaggctgcagagatctgtgatcacgccactccactccagcctgggcaagagcgagaccccacctcaaaaaaaaaaaaaaggtgccgggcgcggcggctcaagcctgtaatcccagcactttgggaggccgagacgggcggatcacgaggtcaggagatcaagaccatcctggctaacacagtaaaaccccgtctctacaaaaaaaaaaaaaaaaaaaaaaaaaaaaaatacaaaaaactagccggacgaggtggcgggcgcctgtagtcccagctactctggaggctgaggcaggagaatggcgtaaacccgggaggcggagcttgcagtgagctgagatccggccactgcactccagcctgggcggcagagcaagactccgtctccaaaaaaaaaaaaaaaaaaggtctgggtTTGAGGCTCCCTTCCAGGCGGCCTTCCGGGCTGCAGGCGCCTCACTGGCTGCCTCCAGATCCAGAATGTTACAACTTTTCTTCCTGACTGGTAATAAAGTAGCGAGATCTTCCACAAGCCAGAAGGCGCAGCTCTCAGGGTGACTCACGGCTTCAGTGTGGCTGTTGCTTATTTTCTAGATGGCTTTTTCTCCTATTTGTTGGAGCTCTGGTCTTTAATTTTGGGAAAGTCATGTTCTATAGCACCGAAGCCCTGTGCTTTCCTCCCAGCTTCCATTGGAGCTTCAGTGTGTTGTTTCTGCTGAGTGGGAACATGAGCCCAAAAAGGGCTGCCAGGCCCAGGCTCCCTGGCAGATGGAGGGAGGGCacgagcc
This genomic interval carries:
- the LOC126944895 gene encoding mastin-like, which translates into the protein MLWLLLLTLPCLGGSVPRNPEPGAGRELVGIVGGCDVSARRFPWQVSLRFYSMEKGLWEHICGGSLIHPEWVLTAAHCLEPEELEACAFRVQVGQLRLYEDDQPTKVVEIVRHPRYNKSLFAQGGADIALLKLEAPVPLSELVHPVSLPPASLDVPSGKTCWVTGWGDITHNQPLPPPYHLQEVDVPIVGNSECEEQYQNESSGSNHRVIQDDMLCAGSEGRDSCQRDSGGPLVCRWNCTWVQVGVVSWGKSCGLRDYPGVYARVTSYVSWIRQYVPPFPRP
- the LOC126944867 gene encoding mastin-like; amino-acid sequence: MMLWLLFLTLPRLGGSVPVFPDLSPGTEWAHAVGGHSAPPGKWPWQVSLRTFDKEQNQWGHSCGGSLIHPQWVLTAAHCVALAAWEPQTYRVQTGQVTLYRHDQLTKVAQIILHPKFNMSLSAWGGADIALLKLETAVTLSDLVHPVSLAPDSLMLLPGMKCWVTGWGTLAPLPPAPHLQEAEVPIVRTRACERMYHKSSVAHGQGTVIKADMLCAGRKGQGSCQGDAGAPLVCYWLDTWLQVGVLSWGVAPRHGNYPGVYTRVTTYSSWVRQHVPLER